One Rossellomorea aquimaris DNA window includes the following coding sequences:
- the pfkB gene encoding 1-phosphofructokinase, protein MIYTLTLNPSVDYIMELDSFQKGGLNRSEKESAFPGGKGINVSRVLHVLNVESVALGFAGGFTGEYIKQFLNKEKIKTEFVEVEEASRINVKVKSDDETEINGSGPSIREAHIQQLLRQISSLTEEDMIVLAGSIPGSVPKSFYQEIAERCKEQGTKVIIDAEKSLIQPVLSLNPFLIKPNHHELGEMFDVKIESVDDAIHYGKKLKDYGVENVMVSMAEKGALLLTGKEVLYSSVPSGELQSSVGAGDSTVAGFLAGLTRGWSIEDAFRLGTSAGSATAYSIGLCSSKKVESLFEKIQITKK, encoded by the coding sequence ATGATATATACCTTAACACTGAACCCTTCTGTCGATTACATTATGGAACTTGACTCCTTTCAAAAAGGCGGTCTAAACCGAAGTGAGAAAGAAAGTGCATTTCCCGGAGGCAAAGGAATCAATGTTTCCCGTGTTTTGCATGTGCTGAATGTAGAAAGCGTTGCTCTTGGATTTGCAGGAGGATTTACTGGTGAGTACATTAAACAATTTTTAAATAAAGAAAAGATAAAAACTGAATTTGTCGAAGTAGAAGAAGCTTCTCGGATTAACGTGAAGGTTAAGTCTGATGATGAAACGGAAATCAACGGTAGTGGACCATCGATTCGTGAGGCACATATACAGCAGTTACTCCGGCAAATATCATCATTAACAGAAGAAGACATGATCGTTCTGGCAGGGAGTATACCTGGATCGGTGCCTAAATCATTTTACCAGGAGATTGCTGAGCGATGTAAAGAACAAGGGACGAAAGTGATTATCGATGCCGAGAAGAGCTTGATTCAACCAGTTCTTTCTTTGAATCCCTTCCTGATCAAACCGAATCATCATGAACTGGGGGAGATGTTTGATGTGAAGATTGAGTCAGTGGATGATGCGATTCACTACGGAAAGAAGTTGAAGGATTACGGAGTCGAAAACGTGATGGTTTCCATGGCGGAAAAAGGTGCCCTCTTACTGACCGGTAAAGAAGTATTGTATTCTTCCGTACCAAGTGGAGAGTTGCAAAGCTCGGTGGGTGCAGGAGATTCTACCGTTGCCGGATTCCTTGCAGGACTAACTAGGGGCTGGAGCATTGAGGATGCATTCCGCTTAGGAACCTCGGCTGGATCTGCCACGGCTTATTCAATCGGTCTTTGCTCATCGAAAAAAGTGGAAAGCTTATTTGAAAAAATTCAGATTACGAAAAAATAG
- a CDS encoding DeoR/GlpR family DNA-binding transcription regulator, producing MLTEERHRIILDLLKEKDAIKIQEIVDVTNASESTIRRDLTQLEQEKFLKRIHGGAARLQGKLKELSVSEKSSKSFHEKQSIGQYAASLVEEGDCIFLDAGTTTLSLIDYLPQMDIVVVTNGLTHVDTLLQKGFKTYMIGGYVKPVTRAMIGSGAVESLRQYRFDKAFMGANGVHAQYGFTTPDPEEAQVKRMAIELSREAMFLTDDSKFGEIAFSKIVDLDKAMIITNALDDEHDTAMMKQTTIKVVTP from the coding sequence ATGTTAACGGAGGAACGACATCGAATCATCTTAGATTTATTGAAGGAGAAAGATGCGATAAAAATCCAAGAGATTGTGGATGTTACGAACGCTTCTGAGTCAACGATCCGCCGGGACTTAACACAGCTCGAGCAAGAGAAATTCCTGAAACGTATCCACGGTGGGGCTGCGAGGCTTCAAGGGAAACTGAAGGAATTGAGCGTTTCTGAAAAATCATCCAAAAGCTTTCATGAAAAGCAATCCATCGGTCAATATGCTGCTTCCCTGGTAGAAGAGGGCGATTGCATCTTTTTGGACGCCGGTACGACGACCTTGAGTCTCATCGACTATCTTCCGCAAATGGATATTGTGGTTGTAACGAACGGGTTGACCCATGTGGACACACTCCTTCAAAAAGGCTTTAAAACGTATATGATCGGCGGATACGTAAAGCCGGTGACAAGAGCGATGATCGGAAGTGGAGCGGTTGAATCCTTACGCCAGTATCGATTTGATAAAGCATTTATGGGAGCCAACGGGGTTCATGCTCAATATGGGTTCACGACTCCGGATCCCGAAGAGGCCCAGGTAAAACGGATGGCGATTGAGTTATCGAGGGAAGCGATGTTTTTAACGGATGACTCCAAGTTTGGAGAAATCGCTTTTAGCAAAATTGTGGATCTCGATAAAGCCATGATTATTACGAACGCACTGGATGACGAACACGATACGGCAATGATGAAACAAACTACGATAAAGGTTGTGACACCATGA
- a CDS encoding LTA synthase family protein gives MNFLKRQFEDTRTGKLSFFFTVVILFWIKTYAVYLAEFNLGIQNALQHFLLFFNPLSSALLFFAVALFWKGKGRYIAFIVINLLMSFVLYANVVYYRFFNDFITVPVILQAKTNNGLGGSALELISPIDILYFLDLFIIIGLMVLKKVKPQEKLRFRSVFAVMTSAVLVFLLNLGLANIDRPELLTRSFDRNYLVKYLGTHNFTIYDIVQNSKTSAKRAMADSNEVSEVENYVKANKVEPNPEYFGKAKGKNVIYISMESLQTFMIGRELNGEEVTPFLNSLVDNKEAMYFDNFFHQTGQGKTSDSEFIIENSLFPLPQGAVFMTHANNTYQSAPSILKGEGYTSAVFHGNYKTFWNRSEMYRSMGYDKFFDATYYDMSNPEEQLPYGLKDKPFFEDSIPMLESLKQPFYTKFITLSNHFPFDRHEEDANFPQGETGNGVVDRYFQTSHYMDQVLEDFVNDLKEKGLYEDTMIVLYGDHYGISDNHNKAMSEVLGKEVGNYESAQLQRVPLLILNSGAEGGVNHTYGGQIDLRPTIMHLLGVETKDYLSFGQDLLSEERKQIVPFRNGDVITDKYSEIKGVCYDNETGQPVEEESKACEEASKEANKRLELSDKVVYEDLLRFYKPGGYKPIDRSDYQYNNPNPKSSENPEASHEENHE, from the coding sequence ATGAACTTCTTAAAAAGACAGTTTGAAGATACGCGTACTGGGAAGTTATCGTTCTTCTTTACAGTCGTTATACTATTTTGGATTAAGACTTATGCCGTATATTTAGCTGAATTTAACCTGGGAATACAAAATGCGCTTCAGCATTTTCTTTTATTTTTCAACCCATTAAGTTCAGCCCTATTATTCTTTGCCGTCGCATTATTCTGGAAAGGCAAAGGGCGATATATTGCGTTTATCGTTATTAACTTGCTAATGTCCTTCGTTCTATATGCGAACGTCGTGTACTACCGATTCTTTAATGACTTTATTACAGTACCTGTAATTTTACAGGCGAAAACGAATAACGGTCTCGGTGGCAGTGCTCTTGAATTAATCAGTCCGATTGATATTTTATATTTCTTAGATCTATTCATCATTATTGGATTAATGGTTCTAAAGAAAGTGAAGCCTCAGGAAAAATTGCGCTTCCGTTCAGTATTTGCGGTCATGACATCTGCGGTCCTTGTGTTCTTATTGAACTTAGGTTTAGCGAACATTGACCGTCCTGAACTATTGACTCGCAGTTTTGACCGTAACTATCTGGTGAAGTATCTTGGAACGCACAACTTTACGATTTATGATATTGTTCAAAACTCTAAAACGTCAGCTAAACGTGCTATGGCTGACAGTAATGAAGTTTCAGAAGTTGAAAATTACGTGAAAGCAAATAAAGTAGAACCAAACCCTGAATACTTTGGTAAAGCAAAAGGGAAAAACGTTATCTACATCTCCATGGAATCACTGCAAACATTCATGATTGGCAGAGAGTTAAATGGAGAGGAAGTTACACCATTCTTGAACTCTTTAGTGGATAATAAAGAAGCGATGTACTTCGATAACTTCTTCCATCAAACAGGTCAGGGGAAAACATCGGATTCTGAGTTTATTATTGAAAACTCGTTATTCCCTCTTCCTCAAGGTGCAGTATTCATGACACATGCCAACAACACGTATCAATCAGCTCCTTCGATTCTAAAGGGAGAAGGATATACGTCAGCGGTATTCCACGGTAACTACAAAACATTCTGGAACCGTTCTGAGATGTACCGTTCAATGGGGTATGACAAGTTCTTCGATGCAACGTATTATGATATGAGTAATCCGGAAGAGCAGCTTCCTTATGGATTAAAGGATAAGCCATTCTTTGAAGATTCCATTCCGATGCTGGAAAGTTTAAAACAACCGTTTTACACAAAATTCATTACGCTATCCAATCACTTCCCGTTTGACCGCCATGAGGAAGATGCTAATTTCCCTCAGGGTGAAACAGGTAACGGTGTAGTGGATCGATATTTCCAAACTTCTCATTACATGGATCAGGTGTTGGAAGACTTTGTGAATGATCTAAAAGAAAAAGGTTTATATGAAGATACGATGATCGTTCTTTATGGTGATCACTATGGAATTTCGGATAACCATAATAAAGCGATGTCCGAGGTATTAGGTAAAGAAGTGGGTAACTATGAAAGTGCTCAGCTTCAACGAGTACCATTGTTGATTCTTAACTCTGGCGCAGAAGGTGGAGTTAACCATACGTATGGTGGACAGATTGATCTTCGCCCTACGATTATGCACCTTCTTGGAGTGGAGACAAAAGATTATCTAAGCTTTGGTCAGGACCTGCTTTCTGAAGAGCGCAAGCAAATCGTACCTTTCCGTAATGGTGATGTCATTACAGATAAGTACTCTGAAATCAAAGGAGTCTGCTACGATAACGAAACAGGTCAACCTGTAGAAGAAGAAAGCAAAGCATGTGAAGAAGCAAGTAAGGAAGCGAACAAACGTCTGGAGCTTTCCGATAAAGTGGTTTATGAAGATCTACTTCGCTTCTATAAACCTGGAGGATATAAACCGATAGATCGCTCGGATTATCAGTATAATAATCCAAATCCAAAAAGCTCAGAAAATCCTGAAGCTTCACATGAAGAAAACCACGAATAA
- a CDS encoding ABC transporter permease subunit, producing MKKSVWKNPLFLIGFTFITLMLLSSFMYSLVWGNEVRRLYFISVEGNVVEASPISPKWLFPFGTDPQGLDMLGKIIIGAKYTILTALVIAFLRVLLAIPIGLILGTFLVKYKKYINGWIDSFHYIPLTILAYFLLEPILWEPFGGFPNSIVERFIIEILILTFLIVPILSALFGNEVSMLYKQEFIMSAKTLGAGKWRIIFKHILPGMKEKLVIVFGQQFMQTLIIFIHLGLLTLFLGGTDVDYQMIKDPPRSITYEWSGLIGDSFRYLQGAPWVPLTPILFFSATMLSVSLMIEGYVQATSGHSYYKKKFKAAYRPFNERKELPVQTDFEKVKM from the coding sequence ATGAAGAAAAGTGTGTGGAAAAATCCATTATTCCTTATCGGATTTACGTTTATTACCCTCATGCTCCTGTCCAGTTTTATGTATTCGCTGGTGTGGGGGAATGAAGTGAGGAGATTGTATTTCATCAGTGTTGAAGGGAATGTCGTGGAAGCATCCCCGATTTCACCGAAATGGCTATTCCCCTTTGGAACCGACCCCCAGGGGCTTGATATGCTCGGTAAAATCATCATCGGAGCAAAGTACACGATTTTAACCGCATTAGTGATTGCCTTTCTACGTGTATTATTAGCGATCCCGATCGGACTCATTCTCGGGACATTTCTTGTGAAGTATAAGAAATACATCAATGGCTGGATCGATTCCTTCCATTACATCCCCTTAACGATTCTTGCTTATTTTTTGTTGGAACCGATTCTTTGGGAACCATTTGGCGGATTTCCTAATTCGATCGTTGAACGCTTCATCATTGAAATATTGATTTTGACTTTCCTTATTGTTCCCATATTGTCAGCTCTGTTTGGCAACGAAGTCTCTATGCTCTACAAACAGGAATTCATCATGAGTGCGAAAACACTTGGAGCGGGAAAATGGCGGATCATTTTCAAACATATTTTACCCGGAATGAAAGAAAAGCTTGTGATCGTATTTGGACAGCAATTCATGCAGACCCTGATCATCTTTATTCATTTAGGATTACTGACCCTGTTCCTCGGGGGGACCGATGTGGATTATCAAATGATTAAAGACCCTCCAAGATCCATCACCTACGAATGGTCGGGACTGATCGGGGACTCCTTCCGATACCTTCAAGGTGCACCGTGGGTTCCACTGACACCGATTCTTTTCTTTTCTGCCACAATGCTATCGGTTTCATTGATGATAGAGGGCTATGTCCAGGCAACGAGCGGACACTCTTATTATAAAAAGAAATTCAAAGCGGCTTATCGTCCCTTTAATGAAAGAAAAGAGTTACCGGTGCAGACTGACTTTGAAAAGGTAAAAATGTAG
- a CDS encoding ABC transporter permease subunit, producing MRGIGGILLKFFLSIAGIIFIGGLPVLLSGIGHRELRLQAYWQSIKEIVFALLHPGDLTYVIIGGQKERDLFPYLWEPITYSLLVLFSAFLLASFLSILLTILTMLFSQKNRNRIKFMFYLFESVPDVLVILSAQLLVLTLYKHTGILFFEIASVDMERAFLLPVLVLAILPTVQLFRMSILSFETEERKDYVTLARSIGLGKLVILTFHILRNAVISVFFQSKKTIWFMLSNLFVLELLFNIAGITRFLKSTLQPEMFTISVLSIFIPLFVFYTVGEIVLSKKANKGEEI from the coding sequence TTGAGGGGTATTGGCGGTATTTTACTTAAATTCTTCTTATCAATCGCAGGCATTATTTTTATAGGCGGGCTTCCCGTTCTCCTTTCAGGCATCGGCCATCGCGAATTAAGGCTGCAGGCGTATTGGCAGTCCATTAAAGAAATCGTATTTGCCCTGCTTCACCCGGGGGATTTAACATATGTCATTATCGGTGGCCAAAAGGAACGCGACTTGTTTCCTTATTTATGGGAGCCGATCACCTACTCGTTACTCGTGCTGTTTTCTGCCTTTCTTCTGGCCAGCTTTTTAAGTATTCTCCTAACGATCCTCACCATGTTGTTTTCCCAAAAAAACCGGAATCGAATCAAGTTCATGTTTTATTTATTCGAATCTGTTCCGGATGTACTGGTTATCCTGAGTGCTCAATTACTTGTACTCACTCTATATAAACATACGGGGATATTGTTTTTTGAAATTGCTTCAGTTGATATGGAACGTGCCTTTCTTCTGCCGGTTCTGGTTTTGGCGATTCTGCCGACTGTTCAGCTGTTTCGGATGTCCATTCTTTCATTTGAGACCGAAGAAAGAAAAGACTATGTCACATTGGCACGATCCATTGGACTCGGGAAACTGGTGATTTTGACCTTTCATATTTTAAGGAATGCGGTTATCTCCGTGTTCTTTCAATCAAAAAAGACCATATGGTTTATGCTCTCTAATTTATTTGTGCTGGAACTGCTATTTAATATAGCCGGAATAACCCGCTTCTTAAAGTCGACGCTGCAGCCGGAAATGTTTACCATTTCGGTACTTTCCATTTTCATTCCTTTGTTTGTGTTCTATACAGTGGGAGAAATCGTTCTCTCAAAGAAAGCGAATAAGGGGGAGGAAATATAA
- a CDS encoding NlpC/P60 family protein, with protein MKKLMTTAVCTVALTFSSVSIPLVQQANAATAPQQAEVEQKADNIISTAKSLIGKATYERYVYNPPHQFGCSGFIYYAFKQNGIDLATRDTNVQAQLGEYVPKDQLQKGDIVFFDSNPNDNDPVTHNGIYIGDNKIIHMADEENDILISDLDGKEYYQKNYKTARRVLPSFMFDQATSSTGEKVVEIAEGLIGKASYGTPYNEETLTFNGAGLTYYSFKQVGIDLKSKTASEQSKLGEPVKRQDLQKGDLVFLSNNSSNGKIVHAGVYAGNNQIVHAAGSQSGIKKSVILNGYYDEHYVTARRVIDVKAANSEDNTDTTETEAPSVEAQPDGQAPSAPEPETDVQPAAPEEKPENTEDKPASVQNKGTEVSSLAENLMDKAQYGYSYDESTLSFNSAGLAYYVFKQNGIDLQDKTAAGQATKGQSVSKSQLEKGDLVFFSNSSSNGEIVNTAIYVGNNEVIMSAGKSVGVVKRNLDRSWYQENYVTARRIIQ; from the coding sequence ATGAAGAAATTAATGACAACAGCGGTTTGCACAGTTGCTTTGACGTTCAGCTCTGTGTCTATCCCGCTTGTGCAGCAAGCAAATGCAGCAACAGCTCCCCAACAAGCTGAGGTAGAGCAGAAAGCTGATAATATCATATCGACTGCAAAGAGTTTAATAGGCAAAGCGACATACGAAAGGTATGTTTATAATCCACCACATCAATTTGGATGCAGTGGATTCATTTACTATGCCTTCAAACAGAACGGTATCGACCTTGCAACAAGGGATACAAACGTACAGGCTCAATTAGGTGAGTATGTACCAAAGGATCAGCTTCAAAAGGGAGACATTGTTTTCTTTGACTCAAATCCGAATGATAATGATCCTGTGACTCATAATGGAATTTATATAGGCGATAACAAGATCATTCATATGGCAGACGAAGAGAATGATATTCTTATCTCAGACTTAGACGGAAAAGAATATTATCAGAAAAACTATAAAACAGCACGCCGTGTACTTCCTTCCTTTATGTTCGATCAAGCAACTTCATCAACTGGGGAAAAGGTAGTTGAAATTGCGGAAGGTTTAATTGGAAAAGCTTCCTATGGCACGCCTTATAATGAAGAAACCTTGACCTTCAATGGTGCAGGATTGACTTATTATTCGTTTAAGCAAGTAGGAATCGACCTTAAATCAAAAACAGCCAGTGAACAATCAAAACTGGGTGAACCGGTGAAACGTCAAGACCTTCAAAAAGGTGACCTTGTGTTCCTTTCAAATAATTCAAGTAATGGAAAGATTGTTCATGCAGGTGTTTATGCAGGCAATAATCAAATCGTACACGCTGCCGGTTCTCAATCAGGAATCAAGAAGAGCGTCATTCTAAACGGCTACTACGACGAACACTATGTTACAGCGCGCCGGGTGATTGATGTGAAAGCAGCTAATTCAGAAGATAATACTGACACGACAGAAACTGAAGCACCTTCAGTGGAAGCTCAGCCTGATGGACAGGCACCTTCTGCCCCTGAACCAGAGACTGATGTTCAACCTGCAGCACCTGAAGAAAAACCAGAGAACACTGAAGACAAGCCTGCTTCTGTCCAAAATAAAGGCACAGAAGTTTCAAGCCTGGCAGAAAATTTAATGGATAAAGCTCAGTATGGATATTCTTATGATGAAAGTACACTGAGCTTCAACAGTGCAGGACTTGCTTATTATGTATTTAAACAGAACGGAATCGATCTTCAGGATAAAACTGCAGCAGGTCAAGCGACAAAAGGCCAAAGCGTCAGCAAATCCCAATTGGAGAAAGGCGACTTAGTGTTCTTCTCGAATTCTTCAAGCAATGGGGAAATTGTTAACACCGCGATCTACGTAGGCAACAATGAAGTAATCATGTCTGCCGGCAAGAGCGTGGGCGTAGTTAAGCGAAACCTGGATAGAAGCTGGTATCAAGAAAATTACGTAACTGCCCGCAGAATCATTCAATAG
- the murF gene encoding UDP-N-acetylmuramoyl-tripeptide--D-alanyl-D-alanine ligase: protein MKPLPLKELIGVMNGELVYGDENFVVKDAMVSHLHRIKEKHTLIFLKKKKAFQNDKVKRYSPYVIVTDKSDEEMKNIEAAGMIRVQNADDAFWAFTRYYRHLFELPIVAVTGTCGKTTTKEMLSHLLSPTHSIRSTIRSRNATRKSFQYLMGIDENTDAAVFETGLNGPGNLQYHCKVFQPTIGIITTIGVDHLDKCKTLDGYIKAKSEIVSGVRNDGTLILNSEDENTKKISLTGFTGDIIYCGTSESADYKASDIVYKKNGMSFTLHHKEKTYRTYFPGFGEHQIYNALFALAAAHKIGLNLSKAIIRMRTFKNLERHLQVEEGINDSTIIDDTWSSNPTSVAAAIEVLETLGNNKTNALLLGDIAYLGSHVRKIYHDLGKLIASTKIDILIAVGENTKHIANQAKKYGFKGKVYTTASTALVKEYVESLLDEKTVLLVKGSMMDTELIGLARSFKVKE from the coding sequence ATGAAACCTCTGCCACTGAAAGAATTGATAGGTGTGATGAACGGAGAGCTCGTATACGGGGATGAAAATTTCGTCGTGAAGGATGCAATGGTCTCACATTTACACAGAATAAAAGAGAAACATACGTTAATTTTTTTAAAGAAAAAGAAAGCCTTTCAGAATGATAAGGTCAAAAGATATTCGCCTTATGTCATCGTAACCGATAAAAGCGATGAAGAAATGAAGAATATAGAAGCTGCCGGTATGATAAGGGTCCAAAATGCAGATGATGCTTTCTGGGCTTTTACCCGGTATTACCGGCATTTATTTGAGCTGCCGATCGTCGCGGTTACAGGCACTTGTGGAAAAACCACTACCAAAGAAATGCTCTCCCACCTTTTATCCCCCACACATTCCATTCGATCTACCATCAGAAGCAGGAATGCCACCAGGAAATCCTTCCAATATCTCATGGGAATCGATGAAAATACAGATGCTGCCGTGTTTGAAACGGGTTTGAACGGTCCGGGCAATCTTCAATATCATTGCAAGGTGTTTCAGCCCACGATAGGAATCATTACGACGATCGGTGTCGATCATCTGGATAAGTGCAAGACGTTAGACGGATATATTAAAGCAAAATCCGAGATCGTATCAGGTGTCAGGAACGATGGCACTCTTATATTAAACAGCGAGGATGAAAATACAAAAAAAATATCCCTCACAGGTTTCACCGGCGATATCATTTATTGTGGAACAAGTGAAAGTGCTGATTATAAGGCAAGTGATATTGTTTACAAAAAAAACGGAATGTCATTTACCTTGCATCATAAAGAGAAGACTTACAGAACGTATTTTCCGGGCTTTGGTGAGCATCAGATTTATAATGCCCTTTTTGCTCTTGCAGCAGCCCATAAAATAGGCCTTAACCTTTCGAAGGCTATTATAAGAATGAGGACGTTTAAAAATCTGGAACGGCATCTCCAGGTTGAAGAAGGCATCAATGACTCTACGATCATCGATGATACGTGGAGCTCAAATCCAACATCAGTCGCAGCAGCCATTGAAGTACTGGAAACTCTGGGAAATAATAAAACAAATGCTTTGTTATTAGGTGATATTGCCTATTTAGGGAGTCATGTAAGGAAAATTTATCATGATTTAGGAAAATTAATTGCATCTACAAAAATCGATATCTTAATTGCAGTCGGGGAAAATACAAAGCATATAGCAAATCAGGCTAAAAAGTATGGGTTTAAAGGAAAAGTGTATACAACAGCTTCCACCGCCCTCGTAAAGGAGTATGTTGAAAGTCTGCTAGATGAAAAAACCGTTCTTTTAGTTAAGGGTTCTATGATGGATACAGAATTAATAGGGCTTGCAAGGTCTTTTAAAGTGAAGGAATAG
- a CDS encoding Mur ligase family protein, with protein MVKSLQLKEVIEVVGGRLVHGSKDLVVKDAIIYHLHSIIQSHTLVFLDRRKTFNYEKVKHLEPFVIISDARNGKEKYQEAFAVIEVGNIRKAIFAFAEYYRRLFSIPVIAITGTDGKTTTKDMIVHILKKQYSVQSTVRSRNAPRKSFEYLMGIDEETDVGVFETGLGAPGNLRYHCDIFQPTIGIITNIGIFHLDKCKTLENYIWAKGEIIEGLKNKGTLLVNGDDENIATLPLKDYKGKLVSFGKSAGADLRATDIKMDSNQTKFTMTYENKQYSVVLPCLGEHQAYNAMAAIGAVLDVGVDVTNAIYALQSFNVLEKHLQVKQGINDSTIIDDSWSLTPGALKEALKVLQSVAYDRKKIVLIGNIGRLGDHTTKTHLEVGEMISKQNIDVLITYGHNAKRVAERVAEKNIHIQVYSYLNIQDVYQKVSSLLSPDSLCLFKCSNTDNDLMELKEHIIKNGEMERKQHDER; from the coding sequence ATGGTGAAAAGTTTACAGCTGAAGGAAGTAATAGAGGTGGTGGGAGGACGCTTGGTTCATGGTTCAAAGGATCTAGTGGTGAAAGATGCGATCATTTATCATCTCCATTCCATCATCCAGAGTCATACATTGGTCTTTTTGGATAGAAGGAAGACATTCAACTATGAAAAAGTAAAACATCTGGAACCTTTTGTCATCATTAGTGATGCCAGGAATGGCAAGGAGAAATATCAGGAAGCTTTTGCGGTGATTGAGGTTGGAAATATCAGAAAGGCCATATTTGCGTTTGCTGAATATTATAGGAGGTTATTCAGCATTCCCGTTATTGCCATTACTGGAACGGATGGTAAAACAACGACAAAGGACATGATTGTTCATATTTTAAAAAAACAGTATTCCGTTCAGTCCACTGTAAGAAGCAGAAATGCGCCAAGGAAGTCCTTCGAATACCTGATGGGAATCGATGAGGAAACAGACGTTGGTGTCTTCGAAACCGGCTTGGGGGCTCCCGGGAATCTTCGATATCATTGTGATATTTTCCAGCCTACCATCGGAATCATCACGAACATAGGAATCTTTCATTTGGATAAATGTAAAACATTGGAGAATTATATTTGGGCAAAGGGAGAAATCATTGAAGGTTTAAAGAATAAAGGGACTTTACTGGTAAATGGAGACGATGAAAATATAGCAACACTTCCATTAAAAGACTATAAAGGGAAGCTGGTTTCCTTTGGGAAGTCTGCTGGGGCAGATTTGAGAGCTACTGATATTAAAATGGATTCAAACCAAACCAAGTTCACGATGACATATGAAAATAAACAATATTCCGTGGTTCTGCCTTGTCTCGGTGAGCATCAGGCTTATAATGCAATGGCAGCGATCGGGGCTGTACTGGATGTGGGTGTGGATGTCACCAATGCCATCTACGCATTGCAATCGTTTAATGTACTCGAAAAACACTTACAAGTGAAACAGGGGATCAATGATTCTACCATCATTGATGATTCATGGAGTTTAACTCCCGGAGCATTAAAAGAAGCATTGAAAGTTCTGCAATCCGTTGCGTACGACCGGAAAAAGATCGTTTTGATAGGAAATATCGGCCGGTTGGGAGATCACACGACAAAAACTCATTTAGAAGTTGGGGAGATGATTTCGAAGCAAAACATAGATGTTCTCATTACCTATGGACATAACGCTAAAAGAGTCGCTGAAAGAGTAGCAGAAAAAAACATTCACATTCAAGTATACTCATATTTAAATATTCAAGACGTCTATCAAAAGGTCAGCTCATTATTATCACCTGATAGTTTATGTTTGTTTAAGTGTTCAAATACAGATAATGATCTAATGGAACTTAAAGAACATATTATCAAGAATGGTGAGATGGAAAGGAAGCAGCATGATGAACGATAA